A single genomic interval of Carettochelys insculpta isolate YL-2023 chromosome 16, ASM3395843v1, whole genome shotgun sequence harbors:
- the LOC142021844 gene encoding uncharacterized protein LOC142021844 yields MWGKWWNATAFAWSHPEREFPPTAFLDNSGEELQLPKVEEQPGLGTTDWSSEEGELTILIPSRSFSRATEARASTDVTREPSATPSGGRDSPAPSLVPESPPAAPVRTSPQAGRCRGRGWRALWRPEEDPATQQQAEEHLHLAQANMEWRRAACDRMLDMLQGIGQAIRDHTATVAWLLVPQTTPTPELAPAATTRLTRRRYLLVVPTPSPPPGTPHPGEQGLQRPTGLAAQHTCPRMSAPLPPPS; encoded by the exons ATgtgggggaagtggtggaatgCCACGGCCTTTGCCTGGAGCCACCCAGAGC gagagttcccccCCACCGCCTTCCTGGACaactctggggaggagctgcagctgcccaaggtggaggagcagcccggattggggaccacggactggtcgagtgaggagggggagctgacaatcctcatcccctcccgctccttcAGCCGAGCAACCGAGGCCCGGGCATCTACGGATGTCACCAGGGAACCCTCTG ccacaccatccgggggccgggacagccctgcaccatccctcgtgccggagagcccaccagcagctcctgtccggacatcaccccaggcagggcgctgtcggggccgtggctggagggccctcTGGAGacctgaggaggacccagccacccagcagcaaGCCGAGGAGCACTTGCACTTAGcccaggccaacatggagtggcgGCGGGCGGCCTGTGATAGGATGCTGGACATGCTCCAGGGCATCGGCCAGGCCATCCGGGACCACACTGCCactgtggcctggctcctggtccCCCAGACGACTCCCACCCCTGAGCTTGCCCCCGCTGCCACCACCAGGCTCACCCGCCGCCGGTACCTGCTGGTGGTACCCACACCTTCCCCTCCACCGGGGACTCCACatccaggggagcaggggctccagagACCGACGGGGCTCGCGGCCCAGcacacctgccccagaatgagtgcccccctcccccctccaagttag